From a region of the Cucumis sativus cultivar 9930 chromosome 6, Cucumber_9930_V3, whole genome shotgun sequence genome:
- the LOC101208994 gene encoding uncharacterized protein LOC101208994: MADWGPIFVAVILFVLLTPGLLFQLPGNRRCLEFGNFHTSAAAIIVHSILYFGLICVFLLAIKVHLYIGS, from the coding sequence ATGGCAGATTGGGGGCCTATCTTTGTAGCTGTGattctctttgttttgttaaCTCCAGGGCTGCTCTTTCAGCTCCCGGGCAATCGCCGGTGCTTAGAGTTTGGCAACTTTCACACCAGTGCTGCTGCTATTATCGTCCATTCGATTCTCTACTTTGGTCTCATTTGTGTCTTCTTACTTGCCATCAAGGTTCATCTCTATATTGGTTCCTAA
- the LOC101222798 gene encoding calmodulin-binding transcription activator 4 isoform X1, with protein MMNAGYDINDLYREAQTRWLKPPEVLFILQNHEKYQLTEEAPKQPTSGSLFLFNKRVLRFFRRDGHSWRKKRDGRTVGEAHERLKVGNAEALNCYYAHGEHNPNFQRRSYWMLDLSCDHIVLVHYRDINEGRSGTESVPHLSPASVSTSGSCSSQNLASEYQQTSLSPGSVEVTSDTGNHTIESNGVDGHFEISEIKGSNERDVSQALRRIEEQLSLNEDSLKDIGSFYGQDEDSNSNLIDFYEMSNEDQVSVLQHQENAIHDNNYTSFMMQDADGKHQHYNMAHEFIFSGEGTQPWGGALDSSKTAVLESHDRHSLLWNEKENPSSSSTVDNEHCNWLDSRGKAFPMLGSCTSTEYSSPLDTHDTNSNYNIPFLKQEHGNSFEVDTSLIVAQVQKFTIREIVPEQGYATESTKVIIIGSFLCDPLESPWACMFGDIEVPLQIVQNGVLCCKAPPHLPGKVAFCITSGNREPCSEVREFEYKMNVCSHCQSHSTGAAKSPEELLLLVRLVQLLLSDSLMQKSDRLDTGFRSNSLKAGDDQWSSLIEALLVGSETPSSTTDWLFQELLKDKLLLWLSSQQKNRHDLTDCLLSKKEQGVIHMIAGLGYVWALNPILRCGVNINFRDINGWTALHWAARFGREKMVAALIASGASAGAVTDPSSQNPDGKTAASIADIHGHKGLAGYLSEVALTSHLSSLTLEESELSKGSAEVEAEMTVSCISNGNLSSAEDYIPLKNTLAAVRNAAQAAARIQSAFRAHSFRKRQQKEAAFAACIDEYGIDPNDIQGLFAMSKMNFSNRRDYNAAALSIQKKYRGWKGRKEFLSLRQKVVKIQAHVRGYQVRKHYKIICWAVGILDKVVLRWRRKGVGLRGFRSEIGSIDESEDDDILKVFRKQKVEGNIDEAVSRVLSMVDSPDARQQYHRMVEGFREAKAELDGASNKSAASTSLTDISGMEDCNQYPKFI; from the exons ATGATGAACGCCG GATATGATATTAATGATCTTTATCGAGAAGCACAAACACGTTGGCTGAAGCCTCCAGAAgtgctttttattttacagAATCATGAGAAATATCAGCTGACTGAGGAGGCCCCTAAACAGCCAACTa GTGGttccttgtttctttttaacaagAGAGTACTCCGTTTCTTCCGCAGAGATGGTCATAGCTGGAGGAAGAAAAGGGACGGAAGAACTGTTGGAGAAGCACATGAACGACTTAAG GTTGGAAATGCTGAAGCGTTAAATTGCTATTATGCACATGGAGAGCACAATCCCAATTTCCAGAGACGTAGCTATTGGATGCTGGATCT GTCATGTGACCACATTGTTCTTGTACACTACAGAGACATCAATGAG GGAAGGTCCGGGACGGAAAGTGTTCCACATTTGTCTCCAGCATCAGTTTCTACTTCCGGTTCCTGTTCATCCCAAAATCTTGCTTCAGAATATCAACAGACTTCATTGAGCCCAGGGTCTGTAGAAGTTACATCTGACACTGGCAACCATACTATTGAGTCAAATGGCGTGGATGGGCATTTTGAAATATCAGAAATAAAAGGTTCAAACGAACGTGATGTTTCTCAAGCGTTGAGAAGGATTGAGGAGCAATTAAGTTTGAATGAAGACAGCTTGAAAGACATTGGTTCATTTTATGGTCAGGACGAAGATTCAAATTCTAACCTTATAGACTTCTATGAGATGTCCAATGAGGATCAGGTTTCAGTGCTTCAGCATCAAGAAAATGCTATCcatgataataattatacaTCGTTTATGATGCAAG ATGCTGATGGAAAACATCAACATTACAATATGGCACACGAGTTTATATTCAGTGGTGAAGGAACTCAACCATGGGGTGGTGCACTTGATTCAAGTAAGACAGCCGTTCTTGAGTCTCATGATCGACATTCTCTCCTATGGAATGAAAAA GAAAacccatcatcatcttctacTGTTGACAATGAACATTGCAACTGGCTGGACAGCAGAGGAAAAG CTTTTCCTATGCTTGGAAGCTGCACATCGACAGAGTATTCTTCACCACTAGACACTCATGATACTAATTCCAACTATAACATACCATTTCTTAAACAAGAACATGGAAATTCTTTTGAAGTCGATACCAGTTTAATTGTTGCACAAGTGCAGAAATTTACAATCCGCGAAATAGTACCTGAGCAGGGTTATGCCACTGAGAGTACCAAG GTCATCATTATTGGATCTTTTCTATGTGATCCTTTAGAATCTCCATGGGCTTGTATGTTTGGAGACATTGAAGTTCCTCTTCAGATTGTTCAGAATGGGGTACTTTGTTGCAAAGCACCTCCACACCTTCCTGGGAAGGTTGCTTTCTGCATTACATCGGGCAATCGGGAACCCTGCAGTGAAGTCAGAGAGTTCGAATATAAAATGAATGTTTGCAGTCATTGCCAGTCTCATTCAACTGGAGCTGCAAAGAGTCCAGAGGAGCTGTTATTACTTGTCAGGCTTGTGCAATTGCTGCTCTCTGACTCATTGATGCAGAAATCTGACAGGTTAGATACTGGATTTAGGAGCAATAGTCTGAAAGCTGGTGATGATCAATGGAGTTCTTTGATAGAGGCTCTTCTAGTTGGTAGTGAAACTCCTTCTAGTACCACCGATTGGCTTTTTCAAGAATTGCTAAAAGACAAGTTGCTACTTTGGCTTTCTTCACAACAGAAAAATAGGCATGATTTAACAGACTGTCTTTTGTCCAAGAAAGAACAAGGCGTTATACACATGATAGCTGGCTTGGGCTATGTGTGGGCACTTAACCCAATTCTCAGGTGTGgagtaaatataaatttccGTGACATTAACGGGTGGACTGCTCTACACTGGGCAGCACGCTTTGGAAG GGAAAAAATGGTTGCTGCACTAATAGCCTCTGGAGCATCAGCTGGCGCCGTGACTGATCCTAGTTCACAAAATCCAGATGGTAAAACTGCAGCGTCTATTGCAGACATCCATGGACACAAGGGACTTGCTGGTTATTTATCAGAAGTTGCACTTACTAGTCATCTCTCATCCCTCACACTTGAAGAAAGTGAGCTTTCCAAAGGCTCTGCTGAGGTAGAAGCAGAAATGACAGTCAGTTGCATTTCAAATGGGAATCTATCTTCCGCTGAGGACTATATCCCTCTAAAAAATACGTTAGCTGCAGTCAGGAATGCTGCTCAGGCAGCAGCCCGTATTCAATCTGCTTTCCGTGCCCATTCTTTCAGGAAGCGACAGCAGAAAGAGGCAGCCTTTGCAGCTTGTATAGATGAGTATGGAATCGATCCAAATGACATACAGGGGCTCTTCGCTATgtcaaaaatgaatttttctaATCGGCGTGATTACAATGCAGCAGCGTTATCCATTCAAAAGAAGTATAGAGGTTGGAAAGGTCGTAAAGAGTTTTTATCACTACGTCAGAAAGTCGTGAAGATACAG GCACATGTGAGGGGGTATCAAGTTAGAAagcattacaaaataatttgttgGGCTGTTGGAATTCTCGATAAAGTTGTATTACGTTGGAGAAGGAAAGGAGTTGGCTTGAGAGGGTTCCGTAGTGAGATAGGATCCATTGATGAAAGTGAGGACGATGATATTTTAAAGGTGTTCCGCAAACAAAAAGTGGAAGGAAACATTGATGAGGCTGTTTCACGAGTGCTATCCATGGTTGATTCTCCGGATGCTCGTCAACAATATCATCGTATGGTTGAAGGATTTCGAGAAGCCAAG GCTGAACTCGATGGTGCAAGTAACAAATCAGCAGCATCGACCTCTCTCACCGATATTTCAGGAATGGAAGATTGTAATCAATATCCTAAGTTTATATAG
- the LOC101222798 gene encoding calmodulin-binding transcription activator 4 isoform X2 — protein MLDLSCDHIVLVHYRDINEGRSGTESVPHLSPASVSTSGSCSSQNLASEYQQTSLSPGSVEVTSDTGNHTIESNGVDGHFEISEIKGSNERDVSQALRRIEEQLSLNEDSLKDIGSFYGQDEDSNSNLIDFYEMSNEDQVSVLQHQENAIHDNNYTSFMMQDADGKHQHYNMAHEFIFSGEGTQPWGGALDSSKTAVLESHDRHSLLWNEKENPSSSSTVDNEHCNWLDSRGKAFPMLGSCTSTEYSSPLDTHDTNSNYNIPFLKQEHGNSFEVDTSLIVAQVQKFTIREIVPEQGYATESTKVIIIGSFLCDPLESPWACMFGDIEVPLQIVQNGVLCCKAPPHLPGKVAFCITSGNREPCSEVREFEYKMNVCSHCQSHSTGAAKSPEELLLLVRLVQLLLSDSLMQKSDRLDTGFRSNSLKAGDDQWSSLIEALLVGSETPSSTTDWLFQELLKDKLLLWLSSQQKNRHDLTDCLLSKKEQGVIHMIAGLGYVWALNPILRCGVNINFRDINGWTALHWAARFGREKMVAALIASGASAGAVTDPSSQNPDGKTAASIADIHGHKGLAGYLSEVALTSHLSSLTLEESELSKGSAEVEAEMTVSCISNGNLSSAEDYIPLKNTLAAVRNAAQAAARIQSAFRAHSFRKRQQKEAAFAACIDEYGIDPNDIQGLFAMSKMNFSNRRDYNAAALSIQKKYRGWKGRKEFLSLRQKVVKIQAHVRGYQVRKHYKIICWAVGILDKVVLRWRRKGVGLRGFRSEIGSIDESEDDDILKVFRKQKVEGNIDEAVSRVLSMVDSPDARQQYHRMVEGFREAKAELDGASNKSAASTSLTDISGMEDCNQYPKFI, from the exons ATGCTGGATCT GTCATGTGACCACATTGTTCTTGTACACTACAGAGACATCAATGAG GGAAGGTCCGGGACGGAAAGTGTTCCACATTTGTCTCCAGCATCAGTTTCTACTTCCGGTTCCTGTTCATCCCAAAATCTTGCTTCAGAATATCAACAGACTTCATTGAGCCCAGGGTCTGTAGAAGTTACATCTGACACTGGCAACCATACTATTGAGTCAAATGGCGTGGATGGGCATTTTGAAATATCAGAAATAAAAGGTTCAAACGAACGTGATGTTTCTCAAGCGTTGAGAAGGATTGAGGAGCAATTAAGTTTGAATGAAGACAGCTTGAAAGACATTGGTTCATTTTATGGTCAGGACGAAGATTCAAATTCTAACCTTATAGACTTCTATGAGATGTCCAATGAGGATCAGGTTTCAGTGCTTCAGCATCAAGAAAATGCTATCcatgataataattatacaTCGTTTATGATGCAAG ATGCTGATGGAAAACATCAACATTACAATATGGCACACGAGTTTATATTCAGTGGTGAAGGAACTCAACCATGGGGTGGTGCACTTGATTCAAGTAAGACAGCCGTTCTTGAGTCTCATGATCGACATTCTCTCCTATGGAATGAAAAA GAAAacccatcatcatcttctacTGTTGACAATGAACATTGCAACTGGCTGGACAGCAGAGGAAAAG CTTTTCCTATGCTTGGAAGCTGCACATCGACAGAGTATTCTTCACCACTAGACACTCATGATACTAATTCCAACTATAACATACCATTTCTTAAACAAGAACATGGAAATTCTTTTGAAGTCGATACCAGTTTAATTGTTGCACAAGTGCAGAAATTTACAATCCGCGAAATAGTACCTGAGCAGGGTTATGCCACTGAGAGTACCAAG GTCATCATTATTGGATCTTTTCTATGTGATCCTTTAGAATCTCCATGGGCTTGTATGTTTGGAGACATTGAAGTTCCTCTTCAGATTGTTCAGAATGGGGTACTTTGTTGCAAAGCACCTCCACACCTTCCTGGGAAGGTTGCTTTCTGCATTACATCGGGCAATCGGGAACCCTGCAGTGAAGTCAGAGAGTTCGAATATAAAATGAATGTTTGCAGTCATTGCCAGTCTCATTCAACTGGAGCTGCAAAGAGTCCAGAGGAGCTGTTATTACTTGTCAGGCTTGTGCAATTGCTGCTCTCTGACTCATTGATGCAGAAATCTGACAGGTTAGATACTGGATTTAGGAGCAATAGTCTGAAAGCTGGTGATGATCAATGGAGTTCTTTGATAGAGGCTCTTCTAGTTGGTAGTGAAACTCCTTCTAGTACCACCGATTGGCTTTTTCAAGAATTGCTAAAAGACAAGTTGCTACTTTGGCTTTCTTCACAACAGAAAAATAGGCATGATTTAACAGACTGTCTTTTGTCCAAGAAAGAACAAGGCGTTATACACATGATAGCTGGCTTGGGCTATGTGTGGGCACTTAACCCAATTCTCAGGTGTGgagtaaatataaatttccGTGACATTAACGGGTGGACTGCTCTACACTGGGCAGCACGCTTTGGAAG GGAAAAAATGGTTGCTGCACTAATAGCCTCTGGAGCATCAGCTGGCGCCGTGACTGATCCTAGTTCACAAAATCCAGATGGTAAAACTGCAGCGTCTATTGCAGACATCCATGGACACAAGGGACTTGCTGGTTATTTATCAGAAGTTGCACTTACTAGTCATCTCTCATCCCTCACACTTGAAGAAAGTGAGCTTTCCAAAGGCTCTGCTGAGGTAGAAGCAGAAATGACAGTCAGTTGCATTTCAAATGGGAATCTATCTTCCGCTGAGGACTATATCCCTCTAAAAAATACGTTAGCTGCAGTCAGGAATGCTGCTCAGGCAGCAGCCCGTATTCAATCTGCTTTCCGTGCCCATTCTTTCAGGAAGCGACAGCAGAAAGAGGCAGCCTTTGCAGCTTGTATAGATGAGTATGGAATCGATCCAAATGACATACAGGGGCTCTTCGCTATgtcaaaaatgaatttttctaATCGGCGTGATTACAATGCAGCAGCGTTATCCATTCAAAAGAAGTATAGAGGTTGGAAAGGTCGTAAAGAGTTTTTATCACTACGTCAGAAAGTCGTGAAGATACAG GCACATGTGAGGGGGTATCAAGTTAGAAagcattacaaaataatttgttgGGCTGTTGGAATTCTCGATAAAGTTGTATTACGTTGGAGAAGGAAAGGAGTTGGCTTGAGAGGGTTCCGTAGTGAGATAGGATCCATTGATGAAAGTGAGGACGATGATATTTTAAAGGTGTTCCGCAAACAAAAAGTGGAAGGAAACATTGATGAGGCTGTTTCACGAGTGCTATCCATGGTTGATTCTCCGGATGCTCGTCAACAATATCATCGTATGGTTGAAGGATTTCGAGAAGCCAAG GCTGAACTCGATGGTGCAAGTAACAAATCAGCAGCATCGACCTCTCTCACCGATATTTCAGGAATGGAAGATTGTAATCAATATCCTAAGTTTATATAG
- the LOC101222559 gene encoding uncharacterized protein LOC101222559: MEEEEQRLELISHAIRRLLVDNKNKKSSDRSSVDDGDENGNPSLLRDLLSQIESLKEGTESEELISALDTLKTKVESSIKEEIVDDECSREDVVKELKKLKRQNLLTHCLLSVMIVLTVVWQLSEVSIILNVKDKISHPFRSLGNFISGMFRRPKTIVDNTDKISSKQDHDEVSLLPPLKISDLPQVGLQ; the protein is encoded by the exons atggaagaagaagagcaaCGCCTAGAGTTGATTAGCCATGCCATTAGGAGGCTACTTGTAgataacaagaacaagaaatcCTCTGATCGGAGCTCCGTCGACGATGGCGATGAAAACGGAAACCCTTCTCTCCTCCGCGACTTGCTCTCTCAG ATTGAGTCACTGAAAGAAGGAACAGAATCAGAAGAGTTAATTTCTGCATTAGAtactttgaaaacaaaagttgaaagttcTATTAAAGAGGAAATTGTTGATGATGAGTGCAGTAGAGAAGACGttgtcaaagagttgaagaaGCTGAAGAGGCAAAACCTTTTAACTCATTGTCTTCTCTCAGTGATGATTGTATTGACTGTTGTTTGGCAGCTCTCTGAGGTCTCCATTATCTTGaatgtaaaagataaaatcaGCCATCCCTTTAGATCTTTGGGTAATTTTATCTCAGGAATGTTCAGACGCCCCAAAACCATTGTTGATAATACAGACAAGATTTCATCTAAACAAGACCATGATGAAGTTTCATTGCTTCCCCCTCTCAAAATTTCAGACCTTCCTCAAGTGGGTTTGCaataa
- the LOC101216313 gene encoding histidine kinase 3: MNWFINGGVMETKAGLLGGGGKIWLQLWETVIGNCCKMYHQYYQYIGSKKVKKTWWRRLLVAWVLSSILASLWIFHYMSSQATEKRKEALGSMCDERARMLQDQFNVSMNHIQAMSILISTFHHGKNPSAIDQRTFARYTERTAFERPLTSGVAYAVRVLHSDRERFEKQQGWTIKRMDKIEQSPVHEDDYAPEDLEPSPTQDEYAPVIFAQDTISHVVSLDMLSGVEDRNNVLRARASGKGVLTAPFKLIKTNRLGVILTFAVYKRDLPSNATPNERIQATDGYLGGVFDIESLVEKLLQQLASNQTILVNVYDTTNQSHPISMYGKDVSEDGLQHVSPLNFGDPDRKHEMRCRFKQKQPWPWLAMTTSIGILIIALLLGYIFHATLNRIAKVEDDYHEMMVLKKRAEDADIAKSQFLATVSHEIRTPMNGVLGMLHLLMDTDLDVTQQDYVKTAQDSGKALVSLINEVLDQAKIESGKLELEAIPFNLRADLDDILSLFSGKSQEKGLELAVYVSDSVPETLVGDPGRFRQIITNLVGNSIKFTEKGHIFVTVNLVKEVIESIDLEIESSKNSTLSGYPVANRRLSWAGFRTFSQEGSTACHFMTSPPDLINLMVSVEDTGVGIPLEAQSRIFTPFMQVRPSISRTHGGTGIGLSISKCLVGLMKGEIGFVSVPKIGSTFTFTAVFTNCSNSSEYNNTQQIKNTSISATSEFKGMRALVVDHQPIRAKVSRYHIQRLAINVEVLSDLNQCLSTTTISGSTVNMIFVEQKLWDQNVSTSDHFIKNLRNSYAVPPKLFLLTSSISSSKASTTVSDVFTPTVILKPLRAGMLAASLHRVMNVGIKGNPRNGELPVLSLRNLLLGRKILVIDDNKVNRIVAAGALQRYGADVVCENSGRDAIQLLTPPHHFDACFMDIQMPEMDGFEATRRIREIEHRINDGIQVGELSKEAYENTCYWRVPILAMTADVIQATHEECLRCGMDGYVSKPFEVERLYREVSQFFHSTSNGTL; the protein is encoded by the exons ATGAACTGGTTCATTAATGGTGGAGTTATGGAAACTAAGGCCGGTTTGCTTGGTGGGGGTGGGAAGATATGGCTTCAATTATGGGAAACTGTCATTGGGAATTGTTGCAAGATGTATCACCAATATTATCAGTATATTGGATCcaagaaagttaaaaagacATGGTGGAGAAGACTTTTGGTGGCTTGGGTTCTTAGCTCTATTCTTGCCTCCTTATGGATCTTTCATTACATGAGCTCTCAAGCTacagagaagagaaaagaagctTTGGGAAGTATGTGTGATGAGAGAGCTAGGATGCTTCAAGATCAGTTTAATGTTAGTATGAATCATATTCAAGCAATGTCCATTCTCATCTCCACCTTTCATCATGGCAAGAACCCATCTGCTATAGATCAg AGGACCTTTGCGAGGTACACGGAAAGAACTGCTTTTGAGAGGCCTCTTACGAGTGGTGTGGCATATGCAGTAAGGGTGCTTCATTCTGACAGAGAACGTTTTGAGAAGCAACAAGGCTGGACAATTAAAAGGATGGACAAAATCGAACAAAGTCCAGTTCATGAAGATGACTATGCTCCAGAAGATCTGGAGCCATCACCCACCCAAGACGAATATGCTCCTGTAATCTTTGCACAGGATACAATTTCTCATGTCGTTTCTCTTGATATGCTGTCAGGAGTG GAAGACCGTAATAATGTATTACGTGCTAGAGCATCAGGAAAGGGAGTCTTAACTGCTCCATTCAAGTTAATCAAAACAAATCGTCTTGGGGTTATCCTTACATTTGCAGTCTACAAAAGAGATCTTCCATCAAATGCCACCCCAAATGAGAGGATTCAAGCTACAGATGG GTATCTTGGCGGAGTTTTTGATATTGAGTCACTGGTGGAGAAGTTACTTCAACAACTTGCAAGCAACCAAACTATCCTAGTGAATGTTTATGATACCACTAACCAATCACATCCAATCAGTATGTATGGTAAAGATGTATCAGAAGATGGGTTGCAGCATGTTAGTCCCCTGAACTTTGGGGATCCAGATAGGAAACATGAGATGCGATGCAg attcaaacaaaaacaaccctGGCCTTGGTTGGCAATGACAACTTCAATTGGCATACTCATTATTGCCTTGCTTTTGGGGTATATATTCCATGCAACCTTGAACCGAATTGCCAAAGTGGAGGATGATTATCATGAGATGATGGTACTCAAGAAACGGGCAGAAGATGCCGATATTGCCAAATCCCAG TTCCTTGCAACTGTTTCCCATGAGATCAGAACTCCTATGAATGGTGTTCTAG GAATGTTGCATTTGCTTATGGACACAGATTTAGATGTGACTCAACAAGATTATGTTAAAACTGCACAAGACAGTGGAAAAGCTTTGGTGTCATTGATAAACGAGGTTCTGGATCAGGCAAAAATCGAATCTGGAAAGCTTGAACTTGAAGCTATACCTTTCAATCTCCGAGCAGATTTGGATGATATTTTATCACTCTTTTCTGGGAAATCTCAAGAAAAAGGATTGGAG CTGGCAGTTTACGTTTCAGATAGTGTTCCTGAGACGCTTGTTGGTGATCCTGGAAGGTTTAGGCAAATCATCACTAATCTTGTGGGAAACTCGATCAAG TTCACAGAAAAAGGACACATATTTGTCACTGTTAATCTTGTCAAGGAGGTTATTGAATCGATTGATCTTGAGATCGAGTCATCAAAAAATAGCACCTTGAGTGGTTATCCTGTTGCCAATAGACGCCTCAGCTGGGCAGGGTTTCGAACGTTCAGTCAAGAGGGATCGACTGCTTGTCATTTCATGACATCTCCACCAGACCTTATTAACCTCATGGTATCTGTAGAAGATACGGGTGTTGGTATTCCTCTAGAAGCCCAATCACGCATTTTCACTCCCTTCATGCAGGTTCGACCATCCATCTCTAGAACTCATGGGGGAACGGGTATCGGGCTGAGTATTAGTAAATGTTTGGTTGGCCTCATGAAGGGGGAGATTGGTTTTGTGAGTGTACCTAAGATTGGCTCTACCTTCACATTCACTGCGGTTTTCACAAACTGCTCGAATTCAAGTGAGTATAATAACACACAACAAATTAAGAACACTTCCATCAGTGCAACCTCAGAATTTAAGGGTATGAGAGCCTTAGTTGTGGACCATCAACCCATACGGGCCAAAGTATCGAGATATCACATTCAACGACTTGCAATAAATGTCGAAGTCTTATCAGACTTGAATCAATGTCTATCTACCACAACTATTAGTGGTTCGACTGTCAATATGATTTTTGTTGAGCAGAAACTTTGGGATCAGAATGTGAGCACATCGGatcattttatcaaaaacTTGAGAAATTCTTATGCAGTTCCTCCCAAACTATTTCTCCTTACTAGCTCCATTAGTTCTTCAAAAGCTAGCACTACAGTCTCTGATGTATTCACTCCCACTGTCATCTTAAAGCCATTGAGGGCAGGCATGCTTGCTGCCTCTCTACACCGGGTCATGAATGTGGGGATCAAGGGTAACCCTCGCAACGGAGAGCTTCCTGTTCTCTCACTCCGCAATTTACTTCTTGGTCGAAAAATTCTGGTAATAGATGACAATAAGGTGAATCGTATTGTTGCTGCTGGTGCTCTACAGCGATATGGAGCTGATGTGGTATGTGAAAACAGCGGACGAGATGCAATCCAACTGCTTACGCCACCCCATCATTTTGATGCTTGTTTCATGGATATTCAGATGCCAGAAATGGATGG CTTTGAAGCTACAAGAAGAATTCGGGAAATTGAACATCGAATCAATGATGGTATCCAAGTCGGAGAACTATCAAAAGAAGCATACGAGAATACGTGTTATTGGCGTGTACCCATCTTGGCCATGACAGCAGATGTAATCCAGGCTACACATGAGGAATGTCTTCGATGTGGGATGGATGGGTACGTTTCGAAACCATTTGAAGTTGAGCGACTTTACCGAGAAGTTTCTCAATTTTTCCACAGTACCTCAAATGGAACTTTATAG